The nucleotide window GTTATCAAGATGTTTTGGATGCTAGGGAATACTGCCAGCAGAAAACGCAAACTGAAGCGCAGGCTTCGTCCCCCTGAACCCAAGTCCTCCACCTATGCCACGGCCACGCCAAGACGGAGGGGTTTCTCCTCGAACAAGGCGCCAAGCAGTGCTCCCTGTACATGACCACGGAAGGACGGCGCTGGACTTGGCGCCCGGCTCCCGGTCATCTAGCCGTGATGAGACTGTTGTTTGTCAACTTGAGGAAGAAGACATCGCTTGAACAAGGCGTGCTTCCAGTCGCTTTCTCAAACATGGGAGCTCACCGAGCACGTTCATTGATTCATCGCAAGATCTTCTGGTTCTCGCTGATTAAAGCGTTCTACTAAAAAACTCTAGGTAGGAGCGGATATCCAATATATGTTACAATAGAAACTCCACCGCCATGGTTTGGAAATACACTTGCCGATGTAATGCAGTTGGCGGCCCCGTTAATTTCGAGTCGTAGGCTCTCAGCCCGAAAACAAGCCCGATGCTAGACTGCCTTATCCAGGCTCTGCGCCTCGCACATCTTCTTGTACATCCCCCCCAGTTCGATGAGCTCATCATGCGTCCCCGACTCGACGATGCGGCCGTTGTAGAAGACGCAGATcttgtcggcgtcgcggaTGGTGGACAGCCGATGCGCCACGGCGACGGTGATGCGGTCGCCcgtgcccgccgcctccatcaGCGCCTTCTGCACCAGCTTCTCCGACTCGGTGTCCAGGGCGCTGGTCGCCTCGTCCAGGAGGATCACGTTCGGGTTGCGGACGAGGGCCCTCGCGATGGCGATCCGCTGCCTCTGGCCCCCGGACAGCTGGCTCCCGCCCTGCCCGCACGGCGTGTTGAGCCCCTCCGGCAGGGAGCTGACAAAGTCCCAGGCGTTCGCGGCGCGGCACGCGGCCTCGAtcacgccgtcgtcgtcggcggtggcgtcCTCGTGGGCCTCGAAGTCGATGCCCAGCTTGATGTTCTCCCGGATGCTGTCCGGGAACAGGGTCGGCTCCTGTTGGACGATGGCAAGTCTGCTTCGGTACAGGCGAGGGCTGAGGCTTGTGAGGGGGTCCGAGTCGTCGATCACGATGGATCCGCTGGTCGGGTCGTAGAAGcgctggaggagggagatCATCGTCGACTTGCCGCAGCCGGAGGCCCCGACAAACGCAACGAACTGGCCTCGATCGATCTTTTGTCGCGGTGATAGTTAGCATCCGTTGGGCTTGGGCGTCTGCTTCCACGTACCTTCAGCGATACCCCCTTCAGAACCCGGTTGTCCGGCGCCAACGGGTACGAAAACTGGACGTCGCGAAAGTCGTATGAACGGCAGTCTGCCGCGGGGCCCTTTGACCTGTTCTCATCCGTGTCCCGGATGGTCGGTTGGAGATTCATGAGCCAGAAGTAGTagttggcggcggtgttCGCCTTGGTGAAGCCTGGGTTTTGTGTGCCGTGGTCAGCAGGACCCACGAAGCAATCGATTGACGCGACTTActgctcgagaagctgaAAAGGGTGGCCCCGGCCTGTCCGGAGAAGTAGATACCCATGAAGGAGACGATAAATTGGTAGAAGGTGATGGTTCCCTCCGAAGCCAGCTTTGATCCCCACCTGTGAGTTGAGATGATGTTTGATCAGTAAACAGGTCCAACGACAAGACATGTGAAGGAGCAACGGAAACCATCGCTGCTTACCAGAACCCGAGTGCCAGGATGAAGTACTCGATGGCCTGTGTGAGTGCGAACCAGACCATCATGTTGCACAGAGGCAGGAGAGAGCCTGATATCGCGGCGTCAAGCTCACCAGTATACCGCTGCAGCATGCTCCTCTCGATCGCCAGAGACGACACAGTCCGGATGGCGTTCACTGTCTCGGAGGCCACTGAGGCACTGGCGGAGAACTTTCTGTCGATGTCGGCATCCATCTTGGTCTCGATGCGGATCCGAGCGTAGCCCGACAGCAGCATCGGGGGGATGccggcgaagacgccgacgaggccgagccTCCAGGACACCGCGATGCCGAGGATGCTGCTGGCGACGACGTTGAGGAGGGACATGGTGACGAGGGCCACGTTGAACCCCATGAGTTCGGTGACGGCTTGCGTGTTGGACTCGATGCGGCTGGTCAGGGAGCCGACGGTGTTCTCAGGGCGGTCGAAGAACCGGAGGTCTTGCCTCAAGATGCCGCTGAGCAGGTCTTTTCGTAGCTTCTGGCCGAGTGTCTATCGCAAAGGACGAGGTGAGCCGCTTGGCCCTCAAATGACCACCTCAAGACACCTTCAGTTTTTTATGCTCACCTGTGTTATGATGTTTGTCGACCATCCCATGGCGAAGTATCCGAGGAAACAGCCCACCGCCATCACGACGTACATGAGGGAGACGAAATTCCCCTTACGAACCATTTCTGACGGGGAACCGCCGGTGAAGATGTCTGTAATGCTGGCGAGGAGAAGTGCCTGTCCGGGGAACACGGCGGCTGTGCTGGATATCAGTCATcgtttccccccttcccgtTGACGAACCGTGGTCGTCCTCTGGATCCAACTCACCTCCAATAACGCATGCGACAAGCACGACGCAATACCACACCTTCATATCCGGCGTAGCCCGAGCCACCTTGAATATCGTGTGAAAGATCCCCGTTTGCTTGTAGAGGTCGTAGTTCTCCCGGTCTTGGAGGGCTAGGAGCGACTGGGCCTCGGCCGTATTGTGCCTGGCCACAGAAAGCGTCTGCTCAATCTCCTTGGCGGACTTGTCTTCGGAGCCCTCGTCGCTGTCCTCCTTGTTCTGGTTGACGGAAAGAGACTGAGCCTTGACGAGATTCGAGTAGGCCCCGCCCAGGGCCACCAGCTCGTCGTGCCGGCCCTGCTCGACAGTCTTACCTTTGCTCAGGACCACGATGTTGTCAGCGTTTCGGATCGTCGCAAGCTTgtgggcgatgacgatggtcGTCCTGTCCTTGGAAGCGCTGTCGAGCGCCCTCTGGACAATGCCTTCGGCATGAGGGTCGAGAGCACTcgtggcctcgtcgagcaggaggaTCTTGGGCTCGGAAACGATGCTGCGGGCGATGGCCACTCTCTGCTTCTGTCCGCCCGAGAGAAGCCCGCCCCGCTCGCCGATGCGCGTATCGTAGCCACGGGGCAGGTCGAGAATGAAGTCGTCAGCGAAAGCAAGTTTTGCAGCCTCCTTGACCCGTTCCAGTTGCTCATCGCGGGAAGCCGTTTCCCAAGGTGTTCCGATCAATCCATTAGAGATGTTTTCAAACACAGTACCGTTGAACAGAACAGGCTCCTGGGATCAGAGCAAAGAATTAGTTTCCAGCAACAAGTCGTTTGACGTACATGTGCTAAAGGGACAGAAAAGAGGGAGGCGTCGTTCTCGTGTCCCGCATAGATATAGTTACCTGTTGGACAAGTCTCATGTTGGTCCGGAGCCATTGGAGATTCAAATCACGGATGCTTGTTCCATCAATCGTGATTGTTCCGCTCAGGGGATCATACCACctctcgaggaggccgatgatggtgcTTTTCCCGGAACCACTTGCTCCCTATGTCTGTGTTAGAACGAAAGGACACATAGGACAATGCAGCTGAATTGGATACTACACTTACAACAAGAGCCGTGACCTTGCCGGCGGGTACCTTTAACGAAAAGTCCTCTAGAACCGTGACATCTGGTCTGGTTGGGTAGCTGAAGCTGACACCTTGGATATCGATCACTCCCGACACTTCTCCAGGTTCCAATCCAGAATCGCTAAATGGGTTGATAGACGAGTGTCTGTCGATCAGTGTGAATAGTTCCGAGGCGGCGGTTGTTGCGCGGCTGAATGCGACCATGTGCGGGGCTATCGATGTGAGAGTAGTAGACGCGATGATGACGGAGAAGAGAACACTGCCAACTTGGGTATTAGAAAACCGTGGGGTTTCGTTTTGATGGAAGTTGAGAGAAGTAGCTGGTTCCAGCTTCCCAGGGTTCCAACTTACGTGAAAATCGTGCCGAAGCCGTCAACCTCTCCGCGAACCACCATCCCGATTCCCTGCCAGAACGCAAGCCCCATACCGCAGTAAAGGATCAGGTATTGGCCGCCAAAAACCACACCGTACAGCGGGCTCTTCTTGTTGCCCAGCACGCGGGCGTCGTGCAGGCACGAGGCGTACTTGTCGAGGATGCGAGATTCGAGGCCGAAAGCCTTGACGGCGCGGACGCTGGCCAGGATGCTCTCGGCATACTTGCCCGCCGTGGCGTAGATGGGCAGGATCTTGGCGTCGAGCATGGCATCAGGCACGGAGGGcccgccgatgatgatgaggagggcGGGGAGGATGCAGCTGGTGATCAGGGCCAGCTTCCACTGGCTGACGAaggcgatgacgaaggcCGCCACAAAGGTCGAGACGTTTTGGAAGACGAGcccgagcttctcggcgatgCCCGACTGGATCAGCTTCCCGCTCGAGGTCGCCTGCATCGAGATGGACCCGGCCGTGTCCTGGTCAAAGAAGCCGATCTCCTGGCTCAAGGCTGACCGGAGGTAGGAAATCCGGATGCTGCGAGTCAGGTTGAAGGCCACATAAGTGAAAGCGGTCGCGTAGATGTATGTGAGGACGAGACGCGCAATGCCAATGTATACGAAGTAGAGACTGGGGAATACGCTCTGTTAGTCGGGCGGGCGGGGCGTACATGGTCCGGGTTGCGTCTGAGACTCACCAGAACTTGCTGACTTCGCCCATGAACTGACTGGGAGACAGGGTTTTGTTGGAGTAGTCGGTGAAGACATTCATGAATTGGCCAATGACGATGTTCACTAGAGCCAGCGCCACGCCGGAGCCGATGGCGGCCACGATGCCGACGAGTTGTACGGCATAATCGAATGGGCGGCCGTAGGTGAAGACTCTCTACAGGGTGTCAGCTTCTTGAAAGGATGGACGCTGGAttgagagaagagaggagagaagagaatGATTAGTAACCTACAAATAACCCTTTGGAAGGTTTGGATTGGCTTTTGCTATTATTGTTGGCTGTTGAAGGATTGTCGGGACCTTGGGGTTGCGACGACACTCGTTTTTCCATCTTGAACTTTGGGATGGGGGTGGACTCAACAAGTCTGAACGAAGCAACACGAAATGAACATCAGAACGTCAGCAGCGGCTTAGAGAACGAACGGCAGAACCCCGAAGAGTTGAGAAATTTGAGGCTAAGGATAGGGCGATGAATGCTCAGCGCGATGGATGCTGAGCAACGAAGGGTAGAGGCAGCCGATGCAGTATTTCAACTGCGGCGGTTCCCGAGCCATCCTGAGGTTCGGCGGGTTACGGGCAATAACAAGACACCCAAAAGAAGGGGCAGGCAGGGGAGTAAGATACGGGAGAGAGGATCTGATGAGGCGTTCGGCCGGGGCTGCGGTGGTGCGGGTCGCCAAGAGGCCGCGACCGAACTCTGAAAAGTGTCTTCGGACGCGGGAGGCCAAGCCTCCGCATGTCCGCTCAGTCGCCTGCTTCCCTCCTTTCAGACGGGTCTACTAGCAGAGGAAATACTGTAAACcagagaagaagggggaaaaaaagggtgGTGGAACTCAAAATCAGGCGCGAAGTTTCCGTTCTAACTTCCAGTTCCAAAACGTGGTGCGGTCGCGGGCGTCGCGGTCTGATCTTCGTAACCAATGATTCGTTGTCTTCTAGAAACCTTGGCTCCATAGTAGACGTACgagctccccccccccccccctctctcttcttttaTCATCAGGCCAGGGCCATCGCCCTTTCGGACGCGGACACAATCATCCCATAGCCTTTTGTATGAGACCGACCCGCGAGCCTGCGCACTGACAAACCGAACCCGAGACTGTCAGTTGCCGTCCATCTCTTTTCTTCTGTCGAGGCGAAAAGCGAAGGGCATCCATCCCAATCGGGGACCTCCGCCGACAAGCTGCGCGCGATGGAcaccgacggcgtcgtcagCCCCGGAGGCGAGCCGAGCCGACGGGAGGAGGGCCGtatcgacgacgatgagggtATCGTGTCACAGCTCTCTGTAGGCTTCTATGGCCGTTCGTTCATATCTTGTTGCCATTGCTAACATGTGTGATGCCTTCAGTGTGACCGTTGCCGCCATCGCAAGGTATCTACTTGAgttgcccccccctcctgaTATTCATTTCATTGTGGTCACTTCAACGTGAAAATAACGCACGGCCAAACTGACTTTCTGactatctctctctctctctcaattCAAGGTTCGATGTGACCGCCGCCACCCATGCTCGCACTGCGTCAAAACAGACGCAGTCTGCAACTACCCGGCAAAGCAAAGGCCCAAGGAAAGGCGCCAGAGGGTCTTCATATCCGAGCTGTAGTATGTCATTGACGGGATCCCGTACGACGTGCAGGATGGATCACTGTGCTGATGGAAAACTGAAAGTGAAAGAAAGATTGACCTCATTGCGAAGAAGCTGGAGGATTTCGGCCAGGTGCTGGGCCAGATGGAGAGTAGACCCCAAACATCCACCCGCCCCAGTCCCAACAGCACCTggacgccgtcttcttccctcAAGCCGTCGCCAGAAACACAATCGGCCGCCGAAAAGGTCTCGCCACAGGCGGGGAAAAGCAAGATCGTGACCCCCAAAGTCGAGTACGAGGGAGAGACGTCCCTGTTGGCCCAGGCCGCGTTCGCGAACAAGTTCCTCCACGAGGTGGTGAGCAACCGGCATTCGACAGACATCACCGGGGAGATGGTCTCCGTCCTGGGAACCCTGGGCCGAGCCCTCGGCAGACAGAAAGACCAGAACGACACCGAGTATCTGTACCCAAACGCGCGCACGCTGGAGCCAGGGTCCAGTGTCCGAGACCTGCCCATGCCCCCGGTCGAGGTGGTCTTTGTATGCCTCCGAATGGCGAAAGGTATGCTATGAGCAACCCGAGTATCACGTAGCACGTTCCCTGGCCTGTTACTTACTTTCTCCGGAAATTTTTGGGTCAACGTGCAGAGCATCCCCGCGTAAAAGCCTTTTGGAACCACGACGCAATGACTCTCGCGCCCTTCACCGAGTTTTTCCTCAAGGTTTATTCCCCCGGAGACGCCACCCACGCGGACTTGATCATCGTCTATGCGGGCCTATACTGGCTTTTCATGGAGTGCATGAACGCCACTCAAGATGCCGGTACGAAGTTGAATTACCAAGCACAAGCCTTCACCTGTCGAGACAACCTGGAGACTGCCCTTTCTAGTCTGCCCTTCCATCTACCGTCAACGATAGAAACAACCTGCGCCATGTTCTTAGCGGTATGTCCAACAACATGCATACCATACTCATGAGACGTCGTTGAGCTCCAAGTATAACATGTGCTGACTTCCCCGCAAAAGGCATTGTATTGTCTCGAGAACTGCCAGCCGTCTGCTGCCTGGAATTTTATAGCGACCGCGTCTCACATGACCCAGACCCTGGGCTGCCATAGCATCGCCGCCATAGCGCACGAGGCTCCACAGAACAAGTACGGCAAGATCAAGATCTTCTGGCTCATCTACGTCGTTGAGAAGGGTCTGTCCCTTCGCCTGGGACGATCGTCCACGATCCGGGACAACGACGTTACCGTTCCCCGTCCTCAAGCAGACACGTACGGGTTTCCGGAACCGACTCTGATGTGTCTGTTTCCGGAATGCACGAGGCTTGCAACGCTACAGGGCATGGTATACGACCAGATTTACAGCCCGGCGTCACTGTGCCAGCCGCAGGAAGTCAGGGTCTCCCGGGCCAGGCAGCTGGCCGGCCAACTGGACGAGCTCATGGCAATGGCCACATACCAGGCAAGCACACTTACTTCTCATTATCTGCAGAACCATTCCATTTCCAGTCCCctagaaagaaagaaaaaaccccTTCAAACTAAAAGACCATGTGCTCCTGTGCTGACGTCGTGACAGAATCGACATACCGGGAAGCTGGCAGAGGTACTTGGAGAGCCGCTCTTTGAGGCCATGGCCCGCACCGACAAAGTCAACCAGCTCGCGCTCTCCTGTCTCATATACCGGGCCGTTCCTCCCGAAGCAGGCGAGAAGACGGTCTTTGGGAAAGACTGCATAAGAACTGCTCGTCAGGCCCTCGAAGAGCACAAGAGGTGCATGTACGTTGTCGCAGGCTTGGAAGAACGTTTCCTCGAGTCCTACTTGAACTGGTATTTATTaccctcccccacccccccacACCTGTCTTGAGACCATCCAAAGTGCTAACATTGATACAGGACTCTTCTGAGTTCCCCCTTCATACCGTTTGTCGTCATGTTCTGCCACGTGGTCGAGACGTGCAATCAGGGGGATCTCGATCTTCTCTCGGACCTAGTCGCCACGTTACGGTCAACGACGGCGGAGACCTTCTCCCCGGCCATCAAGAAAGAACTGCGACTGTTCAGCGCGCTGTACGATGTCGCGTGTAGCTACATGAAGCTGAAGACAGACTCATCATCGCAGCCACAGCCGCAGCCGGCGAGCGGGGGGCCTGTGGATCATTGGAGCCTGACCGCTGGGTCGGTACAGCCGCCACCAGCTCTCTTGCAGGAAGCGGCAACCCCGAGCGGGATGGCATCGCTGCCGACTGAGACTGCGGCcatgggcggcggcttctCGATAAACGACCCCCAAACGGTCCCGGAATGGGGGCCTTTCACGCTGCCCGGGGACTTGACGATGGAAGTTGACGAACAAGGTTCACAGCTTGGCAACTGGCTGTACGTGAATAATCAAATGATCAGGGCTCTCGAGAACAACTACTTCTGAAGTCAGGTAGAGGGGAACACGAATTCAATCACAAGAAAGATGAGGGCATAAACAGATTAGCGTATGGGCCGTCttcaaaaagaaaaaaaaaaaggataGGAAACCCGGATTGAGAAAAAGGTGTCTGGTGTctgctactactactactactactactactactactactactactatcATACCCAGAGGATTTCCGCTCTTCGTGACCCGGCGCACATTCAGCTGACGGCCACAAAAATCTTCTCAATGAGATCATCGGAGTCGGGCCCTACAGGGTTCGCCGCAAGAAGcgcttcctcggcgtctgAAGGAGGGTAAATGAGCTTCTGGTTGATGTACCCCTTTGTTCGCTTGGCCAAGCTCCCCGTCATTCTCACCTCTTTGTCCCAGCCCCCCGTGATCACCGCGCCCCAGgagccgaggtcgaggcagCAGTTGTAAGCCTCCTGCGAGTACTTCAGGAGCGGCTCGTTGAGCAGATCTGCAGCGGCGTTGTGCCCCGAGACCCGGCCGAGTTGAAGGGCGTGCTGGCAGGACATCAAGGCGTGGTGGCCCTGGTCATCGGCCGAGGCGTAGGCAGCGTCTCCCGTGACGAAGACGTGCGCAGAAGACAATGCTCGGAGGTGTTTGTCGACATGGACGCGCGAGAGCGTGTCTTTGGTCCCCGGAATGTGTTCAGTCAGGGGCGTGGCGCGCATGCCAGCTGTCCAGACCGCTGTCATCGTCTCGATGCGCTCCCCCGAGACAAGAGTCACGCATTGATTGTCGACTGCGGCGACCGCAGAGCCGAGTTTGacttcgacgccgaggtcttCCAGGGCCTGGGTGATTACCGGACGGGGCCCGGGTCCCAACTCGGGGCCAAGCACGTCTGCTCCCTCGATCAAGACGATGCGTGGACTATTCAGGTGACTGAGGCGCCGTGGCAGCTCACACGCCAGCTCGATTCCGGTGAAGCCGGCGCcacagacgacgacggtgtcgCGTGCGGCGCTCGGCGGGGATAACGCGAGACTCTCGAGATGGGCCTCGAGTTTTGCAGCGGATTCGAGGGAGTCT belongs to Colletotrichum higginsianum IMI 349063 chromosome 5, whole genome shotgun sequence and includes:
- a CDS encoding Fungal specific transcription factor produces the protein MDTDGVVSPGGEPSRREEGRIDDDEGIVSQLSIDLIAKKLEDFGQVLGQMESRPQTSTRPSPNSTWTPSSSLKPSPETQSAAEKVSPQAGKSKIVTPKVEYEGETSLLAQAAFANKFLHEVVSNRHSTDITGEMVSVLGTLGRALGRQKDQNDTEYLYPNARTLEPGSSVRDLPMPPVEVVFVCLRMAKGML
- a CDS encoding Fungal specific transcription factor — protein: MTLAPFTEFFLKVYSPGDATHADLIIVYAGLYWLFMECMNATQDAGTKLNYQAQAFTCRDNLETALSSLPFHLPSTIETTCAMFLAALYCLENCQPSAAWNFIATASHMTQTLGCHSIAAIAHEAPQNKYGKIKIFWLIYVVEKGLSLRLGRSSTIRDNDVTVPRPQADTYGFPEPTLMCLFPECTRLATLQGMVYDQIYSPASLCQPQENRHTGKLAEVLGEPLFEAMARTDKVNQLALSCLIYRAVPPEAGEKTVFGKDCIRTARQALEEHKRCMTLLSSPFIPFVVMFCHVVETCNQGDLDLLSDLVATLRSTTAETFSPAIKKELRLFSALYDVACSYMKLKTDSSSQPQPQPASGGPVDHWSLTAGSVQPPPALLQEAATPSGMASLPTETAAMGGGFSINDPQTVPEWGPFTLPGDLTMEVDEQGSQLGNWLYVNNQMIRALENNYF
- a CDS encoding FAD-dependent pyridine nucleotide-disulfide oxidoreductase, whose translation is MSSTILIVGAGFAGVWSALSAKRLINNSSDRANTINIVVVAPEPFLVIRPRLYETNAASMTHPLAALFEAAGVQFLQGTVETIDTQAHTVHVRSPTGPDPEVVSFDRLILAAGSSVVRPQGVTGLGQHAFDVDSLESAAKLEAHLESLALSPPSAARDTVVVCGAGFTGIELACELPRRLSHLNSPRIVLIEGADVLGPELGPGPRPVITQALEDLGVEVKLGSAVAAVDNQCVTLVSGERIETMTAVWTAGMRATPLTEHIPGTKDTLSRVHVDKHLRALSSAHVFVTGDAAYASADDQGHHALMSCQHALQLGRVSGHNAAADLLNEPLLKYSQEAYNCCLDLGSWGAVITGGWDKEVRMTGSLAKRTKGYINQKLIYPPSDAEEALLAANPVGPDSDDLIEKIFVAVS
- a CDS encoding Multidrug resistance protein 3 (P glycoprotein 3); its protein translation is MEKRVSSQPQGPDNPSTANNNSKSQSKPSKGLFRVFTYGRPFDYAVQLVGIVAAIGSGVALALVNIVIGQFMNVFTDYSNKTLSPSQFMGESVFPSLYFVYIGIARLVLTYIYATAFTYVAFNLTRSIRISYLRSALSQEIGFFDQDTAGSISMQATSSGKLIQSGIAEKLGLVFQNVSTFVAAFVIAFVSQWKLALITSCILPALLIIIGGPSVPDAMLDAKILPIYATAGKYAESILASVRAVKAFGLESRILDKYASCLHDARVLGNKKSPLYGVVFGGQYLILYCGMGLAFWQGIGMVVRGEVDGFGTIFTVLFSVIIASTTLTSIAPHMVAFSRATTAASELFTLIDRHSSINPFSDSGLEPGEVSGVIDIQGVSFSYPTRPDVTVLEDFSLKVPAGKVTALVGASGSGKSTIIGLLERWYDPLSGTITIDGTSIRDLNLQWLRTNMRLVQQEPVLFNGTVFENISNGLIGTPWETASRDEQLERVKEAAKLAFADDFILDLPRGYDTRIGERGGLLSGGQKQRVAIARSIVSEPKILLLDEATSALDPHAEGIVQRALDSASKDRTTIVIAHKLATIRNADNIVVLSKGKTVEQGRHDELVALGGAYSNLVKAQSLSVNQNKEDSDEGSEDKSAKEIEQTLSVARHNTAEAQSLLALQDRENYDLYKQTGIFHTIFKVARATPDMKVWYCVVLVACVIGAAVFPGQALLLASITDIFTGGSPSEMVRKGNFVSLMYVVMAVGCFLGYFAMGWSTNIITQTLGQKLRKDLLSGILRQDLRFFDRPENTVGSLTSRIESNTQAVTELMGFNVALVTMSLLNVVASSILGIAVSWRLGLVGVFAGIPPMLLSGYARIRIETKMDADIDRKFSASASVASETVNAIRTVSSLAIERSMLQRYTGELDAAISGSLLPLCNMMVWFALTQAIEYFILALGFWWGSKLASEGTITFYQFIVSFMGIYFSGQAGATLFSFSSSFTKANTAANYYFWLMNLQPTIRDTDENRSKGPAADCRSYDFRDVQFSYPLAPDNRVLKGVSLKIDRGQFVAFVGASGCGKSTMISLLQRFYDPTSGSIVIDDSDPLTSLSPRLYRSRLAIVQQEPTLFPDSIRENIKLGIDFEAHEDATADDDGVIEAACRAANAWDFVSSLPEGLNTPCGQGGSQLSGGQRQRIAIARALVRNPNVILLDEATSALDTESEKLVQKALMEAAGTGDRITVAVAHRLSTIRDADKICVFYNGRIVESGTHDELIELGGMYKKMCEAQSLDKAV